The following are encoded together in the Rhinopithecus roxellana isolate Shanxi Qingling chromosome 5, ASM756505v1, whole genome shotgun sequence genome:
- the LOC115897511 gene encoding glycine-rich protein DOT1-like, protein MICGLEGRETGEGAAAGAGGGTGTCRGRSGKLRGARGDGCPVRGPSGSAAAEPLGLTAGPEPQRSGGGGGLTILPRGPVPSNRHRPRCGSAGGSSLTFLAGGASARCPGPGGGGGGGGGDVGRGGREGGRLDLQRQQEKGTGEGGGAAGAGATAARATFRYPRWVPVNAPFSLLLSISPGG, encoded by the coding sequence ATGATCTGTGGCTTGGAGGGGCGGGAGACGGGCGAGGGGGCCGCAGCGGGGGCGGGCGGCGGGACCGGGACGTGCAGGGGGAGGTCCGGGAAGCTGCGGGGAGCCCGGGGCGACGGCTGTCCGGTGCGGGGTCCCTCCGGTTCCGCGGCGGCGGAGCCTCTAGGCCTCACGGCCGGACCCGAACCTCAGCGTTCCGGTGGCGGCGGCGGCCTCACGATCCTCCCCCGCGGGCCCGTCCCATCAAATCGGCACCGACCCCGTTGCGGCTCCGCCGGTGGCTCCTCGCTCACATTCCTGGCGGGCGGCGCCTCAGCTCGTTGCCCCGgacccggcggcggcggcggcggcggcggcggcgacgtggggagggggggaagggagggaggaagactgGATCTGCAGCGGCAGCAAGAGAAGGggacaggagaaggaggaggagccgCAGGAGCTGGAGCCACCGCTGCCAGAGCCACCTTTCGCTACCCACGGTGGGTCCCCGTCAatgcccctttctctctcctattGTCAATATCACCGGGCGGCTGA